The sequence below is a genomic window from Deltaproteobacteria bacterium.
ATCCTCTAGTTCCTGGTAGAAATATTTTGCGTACCAGTCTCCTTTTTTCTTCTTGTTGCCCACAGATACACCAACAACCCACCCCGAATCGCGATCGTCTCCCGAATAGCTCCCAAGGTCTGCAGGGCCACTATCTCCAGGATCTACGCCATAGGTCATAAGTTCGTTGATATCGGCCTTTTCGTTCTTGATATAGTCTGCGAAGACAGAGAATGGCACAGGCAGCACATCTTTCATCGTGAGTTTTGCTCCCAATTCCCAGCATCCAAATTCATTGAGAAGTTTCTGGTTGCTATCGAAGACCATTTGCTGGTTGTGTTTATGATTGTATCCCAGGAATTCTGCCTTGTCACTCAGTGCACCAGCTTCCCAGTCAATGGCATCCAGATTTTCAAAATCATAGTAGGTAAGGGCAAGCTGGAGTTTCAGCTTCTCGGTCGGCTTGATGACAGAGCCCAATTGATACACAAGGAGGGTAGGATCTCTGTCAGTATCCTTTATATTCAACTCCTCTATGAACCACTGACCCAGGTTTGAAAAGATTTCGATATGGTCAGTGATATCGAGCTTGAGGCCTTCGGAAACTCCCTCTTGATTGACGTCAGGGTCCCAGACCAGCGGGAAAGTAAACAGGGGATTTTTTTGCTTTCCGCCTGTGATCGTAAGAAAATCGGTAGGCTTCCAGGACGCGTACGCCAAGTCAATAAAAATCTCTTTACCTCTCGCGTGTTCATCACAACTTTGGTTCGTCGTATTTTGAAAACCTGATCCCGAGGCCAATCTGACTCCGACTTCTGTTGTCTCTGTTGTTTTTGCTTTGATACCGAAACGGAGGCGGAACCGCTCACGGTTACGGGTATATTTATCGTCTTTCTCGTCTTGCCACTGTGTATCGTGGCGGAGCCTTAGATCTCCCTTGAAATCCATTTTCTCCAAAAACTTAAAAGCCTTTGCTTCAGCCTTATCTTCCGTCGCTTCCTTAGCTTCCTCTTGAGTAATGATTCCCTTCTCCTTAAGGATATCCACCAGGTCCCCCGCGTTTGCCTCAATGTTGATCAAAAGCACGCAAATCGCACAGAGCAATACGCTCAACTGTAATTTTTTCATATGTTTCCTCCTGTTAAAGTGGTTTGAACGCCAATCAATATGGAAAACCGGGCAATATCCTGCCCAAGCCTACGATCACCTCCCCTGCCTCAAGATGTGGCAAGTAGCCATCTGCCGGTAGTGTCGACTGAAACAATAAAACAAAGATGTCTCAGAATGATTACGGCTTTGTTAATGTTTTGTTACAATTTGCCTGGATGAGAAAAACATTCTTGGGGATCGTGGGGGGAAGCTGTGGAAATATCAGTGGGCTTTGAAAGGGGTAAATAAGACGACGAGCTTAGAAGCTGACTGCTGAAAGCTGAAAGGCCGGCAATGCATTGGGTTGTTTTAGGTCACCTGACACCTAACATTGTAACGATTTTTACCAATGATACAGTATCGCAGAAAGGAAATGGAGCCATCTCATTTGGCAATCATGGCCCGCATGCGATCCGAGGCATTTTGTGCATGATCGGCGATATCACCCACAATTTCTACTAACCTTATCATGTGAAATACGATGAGTGGGTCTTTGATGCTACTGAAGATTTTGAACTTCAACTCCCGTTCCAGATGGTCGGCCTCTCTTTCATCTTGGCGGATGTCCCGAATAAGGCTTTTCATCTTGTTTCGTTGCGCCTCAGACCTGCTCCTGAAATACTCCGTGGCCATGGCTACCAGGTCGGGTAACTTGTCAATGGGTGGGATCACGGAGTCCACCAGATGTATAAGATCGGTAGCTATCTCATGCGGTACACCCCTGGGGCGAAAGGAGAGCCAGAACATGGCGTCTTCCACTTCATCGATGACTTTGTCTTGCTCTCTGAGATATTGAAAGAACTGGAACTTGTCCACCGGCATCAGGATGCCCCTGGGCAGATGGTTGCGAATTCGGCGCTTGATATCATCGGCCTCGCTTTCCATTCGGGCCACCTGTTCCGTCAAAAGGTCGAATGATTCACAATCCTCGCTAACATGGCAGGCTGCTGCTTGTTTGAACAGTTTGGCACATTCCTTAACCTTGTCAGCATGTCTCTGCAACTCTTCAAATGGAGATTTGATAAATAGAGAAGCGAGTGATAGGCGCATAGCTCTTCCTCCTGTGGTTTATTAGGATTACAACATAAAAATTGTGAGGAGTTTGTACAATACCATGGACAATACCAGAGTGAATGGCAGAGTCACGATCCACGAAAGGCCGATGTTTTTGAGAATACGCAAATCCAGTGTGCCCATGCCACGCATGATTCCGACTCCAACCACGGAACCCACAAGCACGTGGGTCGTTGAGACCGGCAGGCCGAGCCGGGAGCAGATCAAGATCGTGGTGGCGGCCCCGAATTGTGCACAAAATCCCCGGATCGGGGTGATCTCGGTAATGTCTCTTCCGATGGTCTCCATGACGCGAGTGCCAAAGGCTACAAGTCCCCCGCCCACAGCAATACCGCCCGCAACAAGCATCCAGATGGGAACTTCCACCTGGAGGACCACTGACTTCGTCTTAACCACGGAAAAGATGGCCGCAAGGGGGCCGATGGCATTGGCCACGTCATTGGCCCCATGGGCAAAGGCAACGTAACACGCCGTGAGGACCTGAAGCTGGGCAAAAACACACTCCACCGGAGACATGCCCAGTTGCCCGGGGCGCACGCTGCATTTGAGATGAACCTGCCAGCGCACCCATCTTCTGCCAAACAAGCCGCTCAAAGCTGCGACAGGCAAGGTCATTAACATTGTATGAAAAAAGCCGATTTCGAGATGGAGGTTTTTGAGGCCTTTGAATATGAATGAAAGAATCAGCACCATAGCCACGACAAAGATCAAAGCCGGGGCGTAGTGGATTGCCGCTGTGTGAGGGTCTCTGGCAGACAGGATCTTTTTCTCGGCGAAATAGAAAGCACCTCCCGCAACACACGCGCCTGCAGCAGGAGAAATAACCCAACTGATAGCGATAGTGATGATTTTGTTCCAGCTAACCGCGCCTGCACCAACACTAATAATGCCAAAGCCCACGACAGCCCCAACAATGGCGTGGGTGGTGGAGACAGGAAGGCCGAAATATGTGGCCAGGTGCACCCAGAGGCCGGCGGAGATCAGAGCGGCAAACATTCCAAACATCAATTTGTTGGGTTCGCTGGTGAGCAATGTCGGGTCGATTATGCCTTTGCTAATGGTGCTGGTTACATGCCCCCCTGCAAGAACAGCCCCAAGGAGATTGGCAATGATGGAAATCCATAAGGCCTGTTTGAGAGTAATGGCCCGAGAACCCACCGAGGTTCCCATGGCATTGGCCAGATCATTAGCCCCAATGTTGGCCGCCACGTAAATGCCAATCAGTGCGGCAAAGGATAGGACAACAATATCGATACTCATGTCTTTGTATGTTGTGCGGATGATTGTGGTTGGTCGGGTTAGTCGTTATTATTCTCTTAGTGAGATAGTGTCAATGGATTTTGACGGTTTTGCAAAAAGTGTCGACAACTTGTCATTTCGAGCCAAACGAGAAATCTTGTCGTAACTTCTCAAAAAGTCCGGGTGCTACTCCGGGCGAGGGGGCCTTTTTTCAAAGGCGATATCAACCATGCCCAGGAAGCGTGGCCGGATGTTTTGTGATTGGCCAAGCCCGTGCCAAGCTCATAAGGACATTTGGGTCAATCACAATATCCGGCCACTGCGAGAGTCCGAAACAAAGACAAAGATAGCGCCTTTGAAAAAAGGCCCCCTCGCCCTAGCTTATTGAGAACCTACATCTTGTCTATTTAACATGCTGAAAGCATGAGGTTTCTCTGTTTACGAAGGCGTGAATTTCGAAACGATTACATTAGATTTTCGGCGGTCCCTGGATGAGCATCTCGGCTATGGTGAGTTTTACCCTGGGCAGGGCATTATTTTCCTGTTCTACAAAGGCCATTTCCAACGAGGCAAGATTCTGGTAAAAGCCTGTTCTATTCAGAACTGGGACCTCTTTAAGATGCGAGCAGATCTCTTGGCATTTGAAACAGCCCGGGAAGTTCATCTTTTTGCCGTCCGGCCTGACAAAGCTGTTCGGGACGCCATGCATGCGGCATATCATGAGCCTGTGGTCGTAAAGCCGGCAGCGCCCGTCATGGTTAAGGGGGCACATGATCCGGGGTCTGAGGCCACGCCTCAATAGCGCATGGCTCTGCCGGACATAGTCCGCGGCCCTGTTCATGAACTCCTGTTGTTTTTTTGGGGGGCAGGATTTTATGCCCTCCCACAGGTAGGCCCATTCCACATAGGTATGGTGCTGGAAATAGGTGGCGCAGCAATTGTCAGGACATCCGTGGCATGAGAGGCCGATCTTGTCTGCCGTCCGATTGTACGCCTTTTCCATATCCGAATAGAGGCGGGAGAGATCGTGAAGCAGCGTACTTTTTTGTCCGCCGGAAGATATCTGCCGTGGCGGAGAAGGTTCGGGACGGACTGAATTATGAACAACTGCCTCTTTGACTTCAGGCATTTTTTTCTTGGTTTTCTGCATGCGGCGGGTCCGGAGTCGGGGCTACGAAATTAGAATACTCATATCATGAGCACTTGAAAAGAGAAAGGAGAATTCCATGTCTGTGAAGGTGCACAAAATCACGAATCTCTACCACGGCAGGATCTTCGACGTTGTCCTTGAGAAAGTAACGTTGCCAAACGGATTGATCAAAGACCGGGAGATCGTTCGACATTCCGGCGCCGCGGCCATGGTGCCTCTCACGGATAGCGGCAAGATTCTTCTGATCAAGCAGTACCGCCATGCAGTGGGCGAATTTCTGTGGGAGATCCCTGCCGGTACTCTGGAGCAGGATGAAGCCCCCATTGAATGTGCCAGGCGGGAACTGGTTGAAGAGACCGGATATGAAGCCAAGAACCTTGAGGAAATCGCCGAAATCCTGCCTGCCCCCGGATACACTGACGAGCATATCCACATCTATCTGGCCACGGGGTTGAAATTAGTTGAGCAGAACCTTGATGATGACGAGGTCCTGGAGCTTCGGCCCACGGACTTTGACAAAGCCCTTGATATGATAATGGCAGGCGAGATTCAGGACGCCAAGACCATAACAGGTCTCTTGCTGACCTCGATGAAAAAGTAATCAATCAAGTCCAAGCCATACGAAGTGGGAATGCAAATGATCTAAGAATGATTTCCTCAGTAAAATATTTTCTTCTTCCTTGATGCTCTGCCTGCTATTAGGCCCACAAAGAACACGCAAGCCCCAGCAAGGAACCACAGGAGAACGCCCCTGCGCTTGACGCGATCATTCTTTTTTCTGAGAGTCTTGACATCCGCTTTCAGCCTGTCGTTTTTTGTCTTAACATTCCGGGCAGCGGCCTGCAAGTCATCACGTTCGCCGACCAACGCTGCCACGTTCTCGGATTGCTCCAGCAACGTCTTGTATTTGTCGGTAATTTGCCTGAGATCTCTGCTGAGACAGGAAATCCGCTTTTCCTTATCGCTTGTGTTATCTTCCCAGATTTTTACTGCAGCAGCATGTTTCTCCTTGGCTGCCTTCAATTCGTCCAGCACCAAGCTCCGCGCTTTTTCCAGATCCTCAACCCTTATTTCAAGTCTCCCTACGTTCTTTTTTAATTTTGCTATAATCAAATGTTTAGGTCTCTTCGATGTTACATATTGCTTAGGCACCCATCCCTCTTCGCCCTCTTCCGTTCGAACCTTCAGGTAGCGGCCTCTTTCCTCAAGCGCCTCCACGGGGGTATTTGACTTGAGTCTGGTTATTACCTTATAGTCTTCATCTGGGGTGTCACGGAGGTTAAGAATAAGCATGTCGGTCACATATTGTGTGCCTGCACGGGCAGATTGGAATGGCCTGCCTAGCAGAACAACGACCAAGAGAACTATGAGTTCTAATTTTTTGGTTCTTGTTACCTTCATACTAATTTTCCCAAAT
It includes:
- a CDS encoding TIGR04211 family SH3 domain-containing protein, giving the protein MKVTRTKKLELIVLLVVVLLGRPFQSARAGTQYVTDMLILNLRDTPDEDYKVITRLKSNTPVEALEERGRYLKVRTEEGEEGWVPKQYVTSKRPKHLIIAKLKKNVGRLEIRVEDLEKARSLVLDELKAAKEKHAAAVKIWEDNTSDKEKRISCLSRDLRQITDKYKTLLEQSENVAALVGERDDLQAAARNVKTKNDRLKADVKTLRKKNDRVKRRGVLLWFLAGACVFFVGLIAGRASRKKKIFY
- a CDS encoding putative porin: MKKLQLSVLLCAICVLLINIEANAGDLVDILKEKGIITQEEAKEATEDKAEAKAFKFLEKMDFKGDLRLRHDTQWQDEKDDKYTRNRERFRLRFGIKAKTTETTEVGVRLASGSGFQNTTNQSCDEHARGKEIFIDLAYASWKPTDFLTITGGKQKNPLFTFPLVWDPDVNQEGVSEGLKLDITDHIEIFSNLGQWFIEELNIKDTDRDPTLLVYQLGSVIKPTEKLKLQLALTYYDFENLDAIDWEAGALSDKAEFLGYNHKHNQQMVFDSNQKLLNEFGCWELGAKLTMKDVLPVPFSVFADYIKNEKADINELMTYGVDPGDSGPADLGSYSGDDRDSGWVVGVSVGNKKKKGDWYAKYFYQELEDYAFPAVFVDSDFHGGGTNNKGHYVHGRYFLRDNIQARGALFLTEREDERKDGQKDENRIQLDIVITF
- a CDS encoding inorganic phosphate transporter; protein product: MSIDIVVLSFAALIGIYVAANIGANDLANAMGTSVGSRAITLKQALWISIIANLLGAVLAGGHVTSTISKGIIDPTLLTSEPNKLMFGMFAALISAGLWVHLATYFGLPVSTTHAIVGAVVGFGIISVGAGAVSWNKIITIAISWVISPAAGACVAGGAFYFAEKKILSARDPHTAAIHYAPALIFVVAMVLILSFIFKGLKNLHLEIGFFHTMLMTLPVAALSGLFGRRWVRWQVHLKCSVRPGQLGMSPVECVFAQLQVLTACYVAFAHGANDVANAIGPLAAIFSVVKTKSVVLQVEVPIWMLVAGGIAVGGGLVAFGTRVMETIGRDITEITPIRGFCAQFGAATTILICSRLGLPVSTTHVLVGSVVGVGIMRGMGTLDLRILKNIGLSWIVTLPFTLVLSMVLYKLLTIFML
- a CDS encoding NUDIX hydrolase, whose translation is MSVKVHKITNLYHGRIFDVVLEKVTLPNGLIKDREIVRHSGAAAMVPLTDSGKILLIKQYRHAVGEFLWEIPAGTLEQDEAPIECARRELVEETGYEAKNLEEIAEILPAPGYTDEHIHIYLATGLKLVEQNLDDDEVLELRPTDFDKALDMIMAGEIQDAKTITGLLLTSMKK
- a CDS encoding TIGR00153 family protein; protein product: MRLSLASLFIKSPFEELQRHADKVKECAKLFKQAAACHVSEDCESFDLLTEQVARMESEADDIKRRIRNHLPRGILMPVDKFQFFQYLREQDKVIDEVEDAMFWLSFRPRGVPHEIATDLIHLVDSVIPPIDKLPDLVAMATEYFRSRSEAQRNKMKSLIRDIRQDEREADHLERELKFKIFSSIKDPLIVFHMIRLVEIVGDIADHAQNASDRMRAMIAK